In Pseudomonas sp. DNDY-54, a genomic segment contains:
- the nqrF gene encoding NADH:ubiquinone reductase (Na(+)-transporting) subunit F has protein sequence MMSYEIFLAIGMFTAIVLALVVIILAARAKLVSSGDVNIEINGERTITVPAGGKLLQTLAANNIFLSSACGGGGTCAQCKCIVESGGGEMLPTEESHFTRREAGEGWRLSCQTPVKADMQIEVPEEVFGVKKWECTVLSNPNVATFIKELTLKLPEGENVDFRAGGYVQLECPPHEVRYKDFDIQEEYRGDWDKFNQWKYVSKVDETVIRAYSMANYPEEVGLVKFNIRIASPPPGKDDLPPGKMSSWVFSLKPGDKVTVYGPFGEFFAKDTDAEMVFIGGGAGMAPMRSHIFDQLKRLNSKRKMSFWYGARSMREAFYVEEYDQLQAENENFQWHLALSDPQPEDNWEGPTGFIHNVLYENYLKDHPAPEDCEFYMCGPPMMNASVIKMLTDLGVEPENILLDDFGG, from the coding sequence CTGATGAGTTACGAAATTTTCCTCGCCATCGGCATGTTCACCGCCATCGTGCTTGCGTTGGTGGTGATCATCCTCGCTGCGCGCGCCAAGCTGGTGTCCAGCGGTGATGTCAACATCGAGATCAACGGCGAACGCACCATTACCGTTCCGGCGGGCGGCAAGCTGCTGCAAACGCTGGCTGCTAATAACATCTTCCTGTCATCTGCATGCGGCGGTGGCGGTACTTGTGCTCAGTGCAAGTGCATCGTCGAAAGCGGTGGCGGCGAGATGCTGCCCACCGAAGAGTCGCATTTCACCCGCCGTGAGGCGGGCGAAGGCTGGCGCCTGTCCTGCCAGACTCCGGTAAAGGCGGACATGCAGATCGAAGTGCCGGAAGAAGTGTTCGGTGTGAAGAAGTGGGAGTGCACCGTACTGTCCAACCCGAACGTTGCGACCTTCATCAAGGAGCTGACGCTGAAGTTGCCGGAAGGTGAGAACGTTGACTTCCGCGCCGGTGGTTATGTACAGCTGGAATGCCCCCCGCATGAGGTTCGTTACAAGGACTTCGATATTCAGGAGGAATATCGCGGTGACTGGGACAAGTTCAACCAGTGGAAGTACGTATCGAAGGTCGACGAGACCGTCATTCGTGCGTACTCCATGGCGAACTACCCCGAAGAAGTTGGCCTTGTGAAGTTCAACATCCGAATTGCCTCACCGCCGCCGGGTAAGGACGATTTGCCACCAGGAAAGATGTCGTCCTGGGTGTTCAGCCTTAAGCCCGGCGACAAAGTTACCGTCTATGGTCCTTTTGGTGAGTTTTTCGCCAAGGACACGGATGCGGAAATGGTGTTCATCGGCGGTGGTGCCGGCATGGCTCCGATGCGGTCGCACATCTTCGATCAGCTAAAACGCCTGAATTCCAAGCGCAAGATGAGCTTCTGGTATGGCGCACGTTCAATGCGCGAGGCGTTTTATGTGGAGGAGTACGATCAGTTACAGGCCGAGAATGAGAACTTCCAGTGGCACCTGGCGCTGTCCGATCCTCAACCCGAAGACAACTGGGAAGGCCCGACCGGCTTTATTCACAACGTGCTGTACGAGAACTATCTTAAGGACCACCCGGCACCTGAAGACTGCGAGTTCTACATGTGCGGCCCGCCAATGATGAACGCGTCGGTGATCAAGATGCTCACCGACCTGGGCGTCGAACCGGAGAATATCCTCCTCGACGACTTTGGCGGCTAG
- a CDS encoding FAD:protein FMN transferase, whose protein sequence is MSHALLQPVIVAALAAALTGCLFQEKVESFSGPTMGSTYSVKYVAGGNAIDKAQLQRGTEAILAEIDQQLSTYRADSVIETFNALPADRCMAVPNGVRELVLAGQQLSRESNGALDLTIEPLLNLWGFGPQGRSEQVPSAEEIARVRQDVGQEHLRVDGEQLCKDRAVQVDFNSIAAGYAVDRVAAQLEASNVHSYLVEITGELKAKGRKPDDAPWRIAIEAPLDNERVAQRIIQLDGLAVSTSGDYRNYFERNGKRYSHTLDPQSGAPIEHHLAAVTVVDPSTLRADGLSTVLMVLGPERGLAYAAERNIAAFFVIREGQEFVSKSTEAFDELFGAGVEQ, encoded by the coding sequence ATGAGCCACGCGTTACTCCAGCCCGTCATCGTTGCCGCCCTGGCGGCAGCCCTGACGGGCTGTCTGTTTCAAGAGAAGGTGGAAAGTTTTAGCGGCCCCACAATGGGCAGCACGTATTCAGTCAAGTATGTGGCGGGCGGCAACGCGATCGATAAGGCGCAGCTGCAGCGAGGCACCGAGGCGATTCTTGCTGAGATCGACCAGCAACTGTCGACCTACCGAGCCGATTCCGTTATCGAAACGTTCAACGCCCTGCCTGCGGATCGATGCATGGCTGTGCCTAACGGTGTGCGCGAGCTGGTGCTGGCAGGCCAGCAGCTCTCTCGCGAAAGCAACGGGGCGTTGGATCTGACTATCGAGCCGCTACTCAATTTATGGGGCTTCGGCCCACAGGGGCGCAGTGAGCAAGTGCCGTCTGCAGAGGAGATAGCGCGAGTCAGGCAGGACGTCGGCCAGGAACACCTGCGCGTCGATGGCGAGCAGCTTTGCAAGGACCGAGCCGTGCAGGTTGACTTCAACAGTATTGCCGCAGGCTACGCGGTAGATCGGGTAGCGGCGCAGCTCGAAGCTTCAAATGTGCATAGCTATCTAGTGGAGATCACTGGCGAGCTCAAGGCCAAGGGCCGCAAACCGGACGACGCGCCGTGGCGCATCGCTATCGAAGCGCCACTGGACAACGAGCGGGTTGCGCAACGGATCATTCAGCTGGATGGCCTGGCCGTGTCCACGTCGGGCGACTACCGCAACTATTTCGAGCGTAACGGCAAGCGTTACTCGCACACGCTGGATCCGCAAAGCGGCGCGCCAATTGAGCACCATCTGGCAGCCGTGACGGTTGTCGACCCGTCGACATTGAGGGCGGACGGGTTGTCTACTGTGCTCATGGTTTTGGGGCCCGAGCGGGGTTTGGCGTATGCGGCGGAAAGAAACATCGCGGCGTTCTTCGTCATTCGCGAAGGGCAGGAATTTGTAAGCAAGAGCACCGAGGCCTTTGATGAGCTGTTCGGTGCGGGAGTAGAGCAATGA
- a CDS encoding NADH:ubiquinone reductase (Na(+)-transporting) subunit D: MIMSQPTIKEVLFNPVFNNNPIGLQILGICSALAVTSNLKTALVMSVALTLVVAFSNLFISMIRSQIPGSIRMIVQMVIIASLVILVDQVLKAYAFSLSKQLSVFVGLIITNCIVMGRAEAFAMQNPPVLSFFDGLGNGLGYSAMLIALGIIRELFGAGKLMGYTILPVVNDGGWYLPNGMMLLPPSAFFLIGFFIWGIRAWKKEQVEKPSFKMAPQVSNKEAY, encoded by the coding sequence TTGATCATGTCGCAACCTACTATCAAGGAAGTCCTGTTCAATCCGGTCTTCAACAACAACCCCATCGGCCTGCAGATCCTCGGGATCTGTTCGGCGCTGGCAGTTACCTCCAACCTCAAGACGGCGCTGGTGATGTCGGTCGCGCTGACTTTGGTGGTTGCGTTCTCCAACCTGTTCATCTCCATGATCCGCAGCCAGATTCCAGGCTCGATTCGCATGATCGTGCAGATGGTGATCATCGCCTCGCTGGTGATCCTAGTTGACCAGGTGCTAAAGGCTTATGCCTTCTCACTGTCCAAACAGCTGTCGGTGTTTGTCGGTCTGATTATCACCAACTGTATCGTGATGGGTCGGGCCGAAGCGTTCGCCATGCAGAACCCTCCGGTGCTGTCGTTCTTCGACGGTCTTGGTAACGGTCTTGGTTACAGCGCCATGCTGATTGCACTCGGTATCATTCGCGAGCTGTTCGGCGCGGGTAAGTTGATGGGCTACACCATTCTTCCGGTGGTCAACGACGGGGGCTGGTACCTGCCTAACGGCATGATGCTGCTTCCACCTTCGGCGTTCTTTCTGATCGGCTTTTTCATCTGGGGCATCCGTGCCTGGAAGAAGGAACAGGTCGAGAAGCCTTCGTTCAAGATGGCGCCGCAAGTCTCGAACAAGGAGGCTTACTAA
- the nqrE gene encoding NADH:ubiquinone reductase (Na(+)-transporting) subunit E has product MEHYISLFVRAVFIENMALAFFLGMCTFIAISKKVETAIGLGIAVIVVQTITVPANNLIYTYLLKAGALSWAGLPEVDLSFLGLLSYIGVIAAIVQILEMTLDKYVPSLYNALGVFLPLITVNCAIMGGTLFMVERDYNLAESTVYGVGSGLSWALAIALLAGIREKLKYSDVPDGLQGLGITFITIGLMSLGFMSFSGVQL; this is encoded by the coding sequence ATGGAGCATTACATCAGCCTGTTCGTCCGGGCCGTGTTCATCGAGAACATGGCTCTGGCGTTCTTCCTCGGCATGTGTACCTTCATTGCGATTTCTAAGAAGGTGGAAACAGCGATCGGTCTGGGTATCGCCGTCATTGTCGTGCAGACCATTACTGTTCCAGCCAACAACCTGATCTACACCTATCTGCTAAAAGCGGGTGCGCTGTCCTGGGCTGGTCTGCCTGAGGTAGATCTGAGCTTTCTTGGGCTGCTCAGCTACATCGGTGTCATCGCGGCCATCGTCCAGATTCTTGAGATGACGCTCGATAAGTACGTGCCGAGCCTCTACAACGCGCTGGGCGTGTTTCTTCCGTTGATTACGGTGAACTGCGCCATCATGGGCGGCACCCTGTTCATGGTCGAGCGTGACTACAACCTGGCAGAAAGTACGGTTTATGGGGTCGGCTCGGGCCTGTCCTGGGCGCTGGCAATCGCCTTGCTGGCTGGTATTCGCGAGAAGCTCAAATACAGCGATGTGCCAGACGGCCTTCAAGGTCTGGGAATCACCTTCATCACCATCGGACTGATGTCGCTGGGCTTCATGTCTTTCTCTGGCGTACAGCTGTAA
- the nqrM gene encoding (Na+)-NQR maturation NqrM, which produces MTWLIVFLVMLLVVFGMSIGVIMGRKPIAGSCGGIANLGIEKECSICGGSREKCEEVNAQSDGDPKADLAYDATRR; this is translated from the coding sequence ATGACTTGGTTGATCGTGTTTCTCGTCATGTTGTTAGTGGTATTTGGTATGTCCATCGGCGTGATCATGGGCCGCAAACCTATCGCCGGTTCCTGTGGAGGCATTGCCAACCTCGGTATTGAGAAGGAATGCTCGATCTGCGGTGGTAGCCGGGAGAAATGTGAAGAGGTTAATGCCCAGTCAGATGGAGACCCCAAAGCTGATCTCGCTTATGACGCAACTAGACGCTGA